TAGATATGAATCCTCTTTATAATCCCTATGTAAAGGGTACTAAAAAGGACAGGGAAGTGCTCCCACCGAATGGAACTGCCTATACTGACAGGAGTCTTGACAATCCTTATTACATTAAAAAGGATGATATCTGTTATAAGGCCTTTATAAAACGAGGTTTTACTTGGGGCGGAGAATGGAAAAACAGTAAAGACTACCAACATTTTCAGAAAAGTAAACCTTAATCCTATAAGAATTAAGAGTTAAAAATAAGGAGCGCATAAAAACTCCTCAAGATTTCTATCATACAATATCACTATATTATATGAAAATGGAATCTTAAGGAGCTTCTTTTATTTTAGAGGTATACTCTATATTACCTCTTATTTATTCACTACATTATAGACGTTTTAATAATTCTTCTCTTTGCTTTTCAAAGCCTGGCTTTCCAAGGAGAGCAAACATATTTTTCTTATAACTCTCAACACCTGGTTGGTCAAAGGGATTTACTCCAAGCATATAACCGCTGATACCACAGGCAAATTCAAAGAAATAGAATAATTCGCCTAAATAGAATTCATTCTGTTCTGGAAGATTCACTAAGAGATTCGGAACATTCCCATCCGTATGAGCAAGTCTGGTACCATTCATAGCACTCTTATTAATAAAATCTACACTCTTTCCAGCCAAATAATTTAAGCCGTCCAAGTCAACTTCCTCTTCCTCAAGGATGATTTCATGCGTTACTTTATCCAGACTGATAACCGTTTCAAACATAGTTCTCTGTCCATCCTGAATAAACTGACCCATGGAATGAAGATCTGTGGTTAAATCCACTGATGCAGGGAAGATTCCTTTCTGATCTTTTCCCTCACTCTCACCAAATAACTGCTTCCACCATTCTGATACAAAATGAAGGGATGGCTCATAGTTTGCCAATATTTCAATACTCTTACCTTTTCTTAGTAAGATATTACGAACAGCAGCATAAAGCATCGCATCATTTTCAGCAAAAGGAGCAGATAGACAACGTGCTCTCATGCTGGCTGCACCTTCCATTAATTTCGTTATATCCGCACCACTTACCGCAATGGGCAGTAAACCTACCGCAGTCAATACCGAAAAACGTCCTCCTACATCATCAGGCACTACAAAACTTTCATAACCTTCCTCTGTTGCAAGATTCTTTAGGGCACCCTTTGCTTTGTCAGTTGTTGCATAGATTCTTTTTGCCGCTTCTGCTTTACCGTATTTCTCTATTAACAGCTTTTTAAAGACACGGAAAGCTATCGCAGGTTCCGTAGTTGTACCGGATTTACTAATCATGTTAATGGAAAAATCTCTCTCTCCAATGACATCTATTAAATGACTGATGTACGTACTGCTGATATTATTACCTACATAATAAATCTCAGGTGATTTCCGTATTTCTTTGGATACGGAATTATAAAAACTATGTCTTAAGAATTCAATGGCAGCACGGGCACCTAAATAAGAACCTCCGATACCAATAACTAATAATACTTCTGAATCCTGTTGTATTTTCTTAGCTGCTGCTTGAATACGGTTAAATTCTTCCTTATCATAATCAACAGGTAAATTAACCCATCCTAAAAAATCATTACCTGCTCCGGTTTTATTCAGAAGTTCTTCTTTAACACTCTCTGTAAGTTTTTCTATCATCTTTATTTCAGAATCGCTGATAAACCCTTTTGCTGCTGAATAATCAAACGTTACCTTATTGCTCATTTCATGCACTCCTTTAATTGCTGTTATAGGGTTATATTTCTGTAAAAATTCTTTGTTATTATTCTATCAAAGTGAGGCATGTTATTCAATATCTTTTTTTGTATAACCCATGTGTTAAATTATAGCAATAAGCAGTTTTTATTACCTTGGTACTATTCTCAGGCCAAAAATTCCTTTAAGATATCCTCAATTAACTTATCATCTTCTATTGAGGCTTGTCTGCCTTTTTTATGTACGGACTTTGATTTATTTTTTTCAGAAGAGTGTTCTTCCTTACCTTTTACAGCAGCACCTTTAAGGATTGTTTCTTGTTTCTCTGTATCCACTTTTACAGGTCCAACTGTTTCGGTAATCTCTTTATCCGGCTGTCGCTTATTAATTTGAATTTTCTGTACTTTAGCTTTTTCCGGTTTAAAGGTTTCCGTATGTGCGGGTTCAGGTTTGTACATCTTAACCGCAGCCACCACTTCCTGCCTGCTCATTTCTTCACTCTCTGCTTTTTTTTCAGGTTTCTCAGGCTTGTCCTCAGTTTTAGCAACAGTAACTGCGATATTATCTTCTTTAATTGCTTCTTCTTCCTGTTCCTGGATTTCCAAATTTCTGCGCTCCTGCACCTCACGAAGAAGATTTTCTTTTCTCTCCTGAGCAACGGTCTTATGCTCCTCACCGGTTAACCGTTCTGCAACAGCTTTACGCTCTGCCATTGCTTTGGATTCAGAGGGTTTTCTCTTCTCAGCTTTTGCCGCTTGTTTTTCTAACTGTAACGCTTTCTTTATCTCTTCCTGTTTTCTCTTTTCTTCTTTCTTTATTTCTTCCTCTGCTCGTACCTCTGCACGAATACGTTCAATTTCTGCACGTTCTGCCTCTCTCTTTTTCTCAAGAGCAAGCTTTACTTCTCTTTTTTGCCTTTCCGCCTCTTCCTTTACTCTTGTTTTGGCATCCTGCTTTTCTTTTCTATTTAGTTCTTTGGCAAGCTTTTTATCTTCCACCTTTTTGGCAGCTGCATTTTTCGCCTGTTCTTTCTTTAATTGCTTGTCCAATCGTTTTTCTTCTTTTTGCTGTCTTTTTAACTTTACTTTTTCAAATCTACCACTGATTTCTTTTTTGCTTTTCTTCTTCCCGGTTTCTAAAGACGCTGCCAGGAGAGAAGAACTATCAAAAGCCTGGACAGCTTCCTCTTTTAGATATTCTTTTCTGTACTGCTCAAGGAAATCAGGTTGACTTTGTTCCTGCTCAAGGCGTACTTTTAAAATATTCTCCAGGTAATCCTTCATATTCAGGCGAATTAACTCCTTTTTACCGCCCAGATTCATAAGCCCTTCTAAAAATATCAACATACCGCTTGTTAAGATACCCACAGAAAATGTACTTAATATTTGCTGTTTTCCACATTCATAAATTAACCCTAGAATAGTACTAATAGAGCCAAACAGTAGACATAGCATTAGAATTTGTCCACAGATGTTCTCCCATGTTGATAAAAGAATTCCACAAAATCTATGGCGAAAAACATACTTATCCACAAAGATATCCACATTATTCACACCTATTTTTAATTTATAACAGGTTTCGAACTTCTTTTTCATTGTCTGTGTCAGTTTATTTTTGGATGCAGCCATATTATCAGAGGCTTTAATTAGCCTTGAATATAGAATCCCCAGTAACAATTTTAGTAAGATTCCTAATGCGCAAAGAGCTACCATTATGTATATAAATAAATTTTGATTAAATAACTCTTGTATCACAAAATAATCCCCCTTTCTTTTCCCATTAATTTACAGTCATTATACTCAATAACTATTCATTTGAAAAGAGAGGAGGACGGAGATTCGATTGACAAATACATCCTTGGTTACACATGAACCTGTCTCGTTTTACATTTAGTTTCAGTAAAATTGTTTGTTTTTAGAGGTTGCGTGCTCTCCTTGTCGTGTACTGTCAATGAAAAATGGACAAACTTTTATATTATTTAAGTACCGGTACCAACGCTTCTATAAACTTTACTGTATGTTCAATGGCTTTTTCTTCGAATTTTCCATAATCCATGTGGGCACTATCGTCTGCTTTATCAGATATGGCTCGTATTACCAGATATGGGATATTGTTAAGATATGCTGCTTGTCCAATAGCAGCTCCCTCCATCTCTGTACAGTAGCCTTTGAACTGCTCTGCAATCCAGTTCTTTTTTTCCTTCTCACTGATGAACTGGTCACCACTTACAACTCTGCCACGGAAAACCTGTATATCCGGATTGGCCTTTACACATACGTCATAGGCAAGCCGGTTTAACGTATCTTCTGTCTGAAAGATTGAGGTTTTCATTCTCGGTATAACCCCGCCTGCATAACCAAAGCCGGTCGCATCTACATCATGCTGTAATGTATCTGTAGCAATTACCATATCTCCAATGTTGATTTCTGCTTTTAAAGAACCTGCGATTCCAGTGTTAATTACTAGCTCTACACCAAAATCATCTATTAATATCTGGGTACAAACAGCCGCATTCACCTTACCAATTCCGGAACGAACTATTATGCATTTTCTCTCCTGAAACAACCCTTCATAAAAATCCATTCCAGCCTTGCTTCTCACCTTAACTTCTGTCATTTTGTCTTTAAGTTGGTTAACTTCCTCTTCCATTGCACCAATTATACCGATTACATTCATTCTCATTCTCCTTCTTTTTTTAGATTAATTTAAGGTAACTGCGAACCTCTATTTAAGTAAATTATAGTCGAAGAAGGAAAATACCGCAATGCTATTTTAGTACATTATCTTTTCTTACAATTTTTACATTTCTTTTGTAATCACTAATCTCTCTTTACATTCCTTTACTATTGTGGTTACAATTACAAGTCCTATTGGCCCTAAAATAAAGCCTGCAAACCCGAATAAGTTAACCCCTGCATACATGGACATTAAAGTATACACCGGCTTTATACCAATTCGACTTCCTAAAAGTTTGGGTTCTAAAAACTGTCTGATAAGCTGACAACATAAATAAACTGTTAAAAGTATGGCGCCAGAATATAAATCCTTATTAATAATTTCAATAATCCCCCAGGGCACTAATATAAGACCGCTACCAAGGATGGGAAAAGCATCAAAAATTCCAATGGCAATACCGATTAATAGAGCGTATTTATTATGAATTAATAATAATCCTACCGTACATACTGCACCTATCAGCCCTAGCATAATAGCCTGAGTTTTTAGATACGCAATACCCATTTCTGATAATTTTCCGGTTACTATATGAATCTCTTGATAAAAAAAGGAGTTCTTAAAGCTTTCTGAATATTGATCCTCATCTTTTACTAATAATAAAACAGAAACCAAAACAATTAATATAATTCCCGCAAAACCTACGATACCAATTAGCAAGTTAATACTTCTGGTGGTAATAACGGGGATGATTTTATTTTTAACAATAACCAGTAGTCCATCAAAATTACTGTATATAAAACTTTGTACTGTACCAAGCTGAATACCAAAAAACTTATCACATCCTTCACTAAACCTATCCATGAAACTTCCTAACACTGATAAATAAATTGGGAGATTTCTTAGCAGGACGGTAAGTTGTTTTAAAAGCAAATCCACAAGATAACATAAAATCCATCCAAAACCCGTTCCTAAGATTCCTAGGGATATGATTCCTCCAAAGATTTTTGGCATACGAATTCTACGGTATAAGAACCGAACAACAGGAAGAATGGCTGCTGCAATAAGATAAGCCAGTATAAACGGTATAAAAAGTGGAAGAATATATTCAAACCCTATATAAACCCCTACAATAGATAAAATAAGTATCAGTAATAATTTTATTTTTTTATTATTGATAACCATAAAATCCTCCCTTCTGTCCTGTAATAATAGTCTTATACTTTTAATCTTAGCTTAAAACGATAACAATTTTTATTGTTTTTATATATTTATATAGAAAAACAGAGAGAACTCTTATACGTATCTCTCTGTCTGTATTGTATCACAATTATTATATTGTATGTTAGGCGATTGCTTCAAGCTTTTCAAAAGATTGGGTTATTCCTGTTTTCATAAAAATTAATTTATAAAATTCTGGTTACTTAATTACTACAGGTACAAAGCAAACGTCTGCTAACAGTGCCGCCTTTATGTCATTAAGTCCATCTATAACCATGTAATTATCTCCATCTCTCTTTACAGAGACAGGATTATCTAAGTAATAATTTATTTTTTTAAATTCTTCCACTTTGCCGGATAATTCTGATTTTTCCTCATTTGTAACAGTTCCTGAGTACAATCTTCTTGGTGACATCAAAATACGGGTACCTTCACTATACTTGCCGGTTTCCTGTTTTAATTTTTCCTGTTTCTTTGACTCTTCCATTATAATAGAGGCGGCAATCTCCGGAGAACAGTAAGTACTGTCTATTACTAAATCATAGTTGGCAAAATTAAAATATTCTAAATCATACATATCTTTGTAGCGTTGGTTTTCTGTCGCTGCTCTTGCGGCAAGCAATTCTCTTGCCTCTGTGACACTGGAATACTGCTCTTCTTTCCCTCTGTTATCATTCATGACACGTTCGGCAGCTACATTAAGACTTACGGATAAAAACACTTTAAATGATTCTTCTACAAAATTCCAGGCCAAACGGGAGTCAAATATAATATTCTTATGTTTATTTTCTCTAGATAGTCTGGCTGTTGCATCATCGATCATGTTATCATACTTCCGGTCACTGCACATAAGTTTATTCATCTCCAGAGTTGTCATATTCATCTCCCTGGCAAGTTCCCTCTGTACCTTCCCCGTTGAGTAAATCTCAAATCCATGCTTATCTTCTAAAATCTTGCATATCGTAGATTTGCCGCTCCCCAGATTTCCCGTTATAGTAATATGCATAATGGTCCTCCCTGATTATTCAAAAGGGGCCCCATTGTTATGCAACAGCCCCTTCTGTCATATCATTTATTTTTGCTTATAATGTAAGACATTATACCACTACATGTCCGTCCAGTAAAGAGTTTATTACATACGTGTCTTTAAAAATAATTGGTAATGTGCTTACTATTAGAATTTTTCAGAATGAATCTTATCAAGAGGTAATTTTTCTTCGCTATAAGGCTCTTTTTCTTCTGCCGGATACCCTAAAGCAATCACACATTCCACTCCATATTGTAAAGGAATTCCCAATACTTCCTTTACATAAGCTTCTGCTGTCTTAT
The nucleotide sequence above comes from Anaerocolumna cellulosilytica. Encoded proteins:
- a CDS encoding 5'-methylthioadenosine/adenosylhomocysteine nucleosidase: MNVIGIIGAMEEEVNQLKDKMTEVKVRSKAGMDFYEGLFQERKCIIVRSGIGKVNAAVCTQILIDDFGVELVINTGIAGSLKAEINIGDMVIATDTLQHDVDATGFGYAGGVIPRMKTSIFQTEDTLNRLAYDVCVKANPDIQVFRGRVVSGDQFISEKEKKNWIAEQFKGYCTEMEGAAIGQAAYLNNIPYLVIRAISDKADDSAHMDYGKFEEKAIEHTVKFIEALVPVLK
- the ytvI gene encoding sporulation integral membrane protein YtvI translates to MVINNKKIKLLLILILSIVGVYIGFEYILPLFIPFILAYLIAAAILPVVRFLYRRIRMPKIFGGIISLGILGTGFGWILCYLVDLLLKQLTVLLRNLPIYLSVLGSFMDRFSEGCDKFFGIQLGTVQSFIYSNFDGLLVIVKNKIIPVITTRSINLLIGIVGFAGIILIVLVSVLLLVKDEDQYSESFKNSFFYQEIHIVTGKLSEMGIAYLKTQAIMLGLIGAVCTVGLLLIHNKYALLIGIAIGIFDAFPILGSGLILVPWGIIEIINKDLYSGAILLTVYLCCQLIRQFLEPKLLGSRIGIKPVYTLMSMYAGVNLFGFAGFILGPIGLVIVTTIVKECKERLVITKEM
- a CDS encoding glucose-6-phosphate isomerase; translation: MSNKVTFDYSAAKGFISDSEIKMIEKLTESVKEELLNKTGAGNDFLGWVNLPVDYDKEEFNRIQAAAKKIQQDSEVLLVIGIGGSYLGARAAIEFLRHSFYNSVSKEIRKSPEIYYVGNNISSTYISHLIDVIGERDFSINMISKSGTTTEPAIAFRVFKKLLIEKYGKAEAAKRIYATTDKAKGALKNLATEEGYESFVVPDDVGGRFSVLTAVGLLPIAVSGADITKLMEGAASMRARCLSAPFAENDAMLYAAVRNILLRKGKSIEILANYEPSLHFVSEWWKQLFGESEGKDQKGIFPASVDLTTDLHSMGQFIQDGQRTMFETVISLDKVTHEIILEEEEVDLDGLNYLAGKSVDFINKSAMNGTRLAHTDGNVPNLLVNLPEQNEFYLGELFYFFEFACGISGYMLGVNPFDQPGVESYKKNMFALLGKPGFEKQREELLKRL
- a CDS encoding cytidylate kinase family protein encodes the protein MHITITGNLGSGKSTICKILEDKHGFEIYSTGKVQRELAREMNMTTLEMNKLMCSDRKYDNMIDDATARLSRENKHKNIIFDSRLAWNFVEESFKVFLSVSLNVAAERVMNDNRGKEEQYSSVTEARELLAARAATENQRYKDMYDLEYFNFANYDLVIDSTYCSPEIAASIIMEESKKQEKLKQETGKYSEGTRILMSPRRLYSGTVTNEEKSELSGKVEEFKKINYYLDNPVSVKRDGDNYMVIDGLNDIKAALLADVCFVPVVIK